In the Takifugu flavidus isolate HTHZ2018 chromosome 11, ASM371156v2, whole genome shotgun sequence genome, one interval contains:
- the LOC130533394 gene encoding uncharacterized protein LOC130533394 produces the protein MAIMFSTSQVLLLSLLCWNVLCYPVKTGWIPQESNMGGAAKMAFSAPHVSSWFPPPPTDPDHPAISFLHDPDPTGVLSNSNSNIDNPSWWNPVLSFDVVRNSATPDSASKTSHYSVTVLPPPPPYIPREFEAYVGNLKHGNSEMEAEEQMFSSFGPSPQPVFQAGELSEYESILEYGHEKRETEEEVFMPHYSFPSQGFWELPVVFNSASPMHSSSQWLQANLKYPFSGPVAPRMLSHFHSMYDGFYYPKD, from the exons ATGGCCATTATGTTTTCTACAAG CCAGGTGCTGCTCCTTTCACTGCTATGCTGGAATGTCCTCTGTTATCCTGTTAAAACAG GCTGGATCCCACAGGAGTCTAATATGGGTGGTGCTGCTAAAATGGCATTTTCTGCCCCCCATGTTTCATCATGGTTTCCTCCTCCGCCTACTGATCCAGATCATCCTGCCATCTCGTTCCTTCATGATCCAGACCCAACAGGAGTCCTCTCGAATAGCAACTCTAATATCGATAATCCATCTTGGTGGAATCCAGTCCTCAGTTTTGATGTAGTCAGAAATTCTGCAACTCCAGATTCTGCCTCCAAAACTTCTCACTACTCTGTCACAGTTctaccccctccccctccatacATACCCAGGGAATTTGAGGCCTATGTGGGTAATTTGAAGCATGGTAATTCAGAAATGGAAGCTGAGGAGCAAATGTTTAGTTCTTTTGGTCCATCTCCACAACCTGTCTTCCAAGCTGGAGAGTTGAGTGAGTATGAATCCATTTTGGAGTATGGACATGAAAAGAGGGAAACGGAAGAGGAAGTGTTCATGCCCCATTACTCATTTCCTTCACAAGGCTTTTGGGAGTTGCCAGTAGTTTTTAACTCTGCCAGTCCCATGCACTCATCTTCTCAATGGCTTCAAGCCAACTTAAAATACCCCTTCTCTGGTCCAGTGGCCCCCCGCATGCTGTCTCACTTCCATTCAATGTATGACGGATTCTACTATCCAAAGGATTAA